The DNA window GGCTTGGTTGCCTTCAGTATCTGGTTGAGTGCTTTAACATCCCTTACTGATAATCTGGTTGTTTTATAATCCGTAGCCAGGGTGACCACCGGAACAGATGGTAAAGTACTTTCTAAAGGCACAATTAATGTTGGAATACGCATTTTTGTAACCGCCATGCTGGCATTGCTACCCACAATTCCTTTGATGCCTGTTGCACCGGTAACACCCATTACCAGGAATGATACAGAATTATATTCGACATATTTGGTGATGACCTTACGCAAAAAGCCTACATCACATATGGTTTTAACCTGCACATCTTTATAGTCTTCATTTTGTTTGAACGTTTCGGCCCATTCTTTTAAGGCAGATCTTTTTTTAGCGTAATAATCTTCAATGAAAATAGCATTGTATGTGCTGTTATTGATGCCTTCTGTTGGATGTATAGCATGAATAACCGCAATTTCCATCTGCAGGATTTTAGCAAGAGACAATGCGTATACCATCGCATTGCTGGCACTGTTTGAAAAATCTGAGGCAACAAGTATTTGTTTCATTTTTTTTCGGTTTTAATAAAGTGAATTAATCAAAATTTGTGATCTTATATAAACAGATGGAAGAATAGAAATAACAATAAAGATAATAAAATAGAAACAGGTAAGGTAAGTACCCAGGCAAGACCGATACTTTTTAATGTACCTGCATTCAGGTTGCTTTTACCGCCTGATGCAACCATGGAACCTGCGATACCACTTGATAATACGTGGGTCGTACTTACCGGTAACCCCAAAAGTGTGCTCATACCAATAGTGGATGCTGCCACAATTTCACTTGAAGCGCCCTGGGCATAATTTAAATGTTCATTTCCTATTTTTTCTCCGATGGTTACTGCAATCCTTTTCCAGCCTATCATTGTACCTAATCCCAATGAAACAGAAATTGCAATAATAACCCAGATGGGAGCGAATTCGGTTAGTTTTTTAAGTTCAGATGCCTGATGGTTAAGGGCTGTTCTATTACTTTCATTAATGACGAGGACTTTATTTTCATTAAGTGCTTTAATTGATTCTACCAGCGCTTCTACTTGTTTTCTGAATTTATAAGTCCCTTCCTTATCTTTTTCACTTTTAAATTTAAGATGTGTTTTTACAGCATTAATATCAGTATTGAGCTTGGTGAATTCTGTACTATTTTTCGTATTGTCTGCAGCAATTGTTTGCAAAATCCTTTCCGTTTGGTGTAGCGTAGTGATAATTTTATCGTTAGGAATACTGTGGTCGATTGCAAATTTGGCGGGTAGAAAAGCAATCAGTATCAGCATAAACAGACCAACGCCCTTTTGACCGTCGTTACTGCCATGAAAAAAGCTCACCAAAGTACAGGTGGTTATCAGAATGGCTCTGATTAATAAAGGAGGTCTGTCATTTTCGCCCTCAGGGATATGAAAAAGAGCTTTGTATCTGACTACATGTTTTAAAAACAGCATCAGTAAAATGGCTAAACCAAATCCAACAATAGGGGAAAGAATAAGTGATAAACCGATTTCTTCAGCTTTATGCCAGTTTACGCCATTACCCCCATAATACCATGTAAAGCCTAAGCCGGCACCGATCAAAGCACCAATAAGAGTATGTGAACTTGAACAAGGGATGCCTAAATACCAGGTCCCTAAGTTCCAAATGATAGCCGCTAGCAACACGGCAAGTACAAGACTTGCTCCAACAGCTGTTGGCAAGGTCATTAAGGTATCCATTGGGACCAGTTTCAATATTCCCATGGCTACAGCAATTCCACCTGTAAAAACACCTAAGAAATTCCATAATCCCGACCATGGAATGGCAATAACAGGTTTAAGTGCTTTCGTATAAATAACGGTGGCTACTGCGTTGGCTGTATCATGGAATCCATTAACGAATTCAAATGCTACCACTGCAAGCATACAAAGTGCAAAAACGATGACAAGACCTGTAGTTAAATCTGATTCCCCTAAGAAAGGGATGAGTTTATTTAAAAGCATAATGTGCGTTTTCTTGTT is part of the Chryseobacterium paludis genome and encodes:
- a CDS encoding universal stress protein → MKQILVASDFSNSASNAMVYALSLAKILQMEIAVIHAIHPTEGINNSTYNAIFIEDYYAKKRSALKEWAETFKQNEDYKDVQVKTICDVGFLRKVITKYVEYNSVSFLVMGVTGATGIKGIVGSNASMAVTKMRIPTLIVPLESTLPSVPVVTLATDYKTTRLSVRDVKALNQILKATKPKKLEILHISEKDMDPKSIKNGEKKLKEQLPSVEINFNYVEDDGKTSSGIIDFIEQNETDILCLVKRNHNIIYRLFASSTVNEVLNKSIKAILILHE
- a CDS encoding inorganic phosphate transporter: MLLNKLIPFLGESDLTTGLVIVFALCMLAVVAFEFVNGFHDTANAVATVIYTKALKPVIAIPWSGLWNFLGVFTGGIAVAMGILKLVPMDTLMTLPTAVGASLVLAVLLAAIIWNLGTWYLGIPCSSSHTLIGALIGAGLGFTWYYGGNGVNWHKAEEIGLSLILSPIVGFGLAILLMLFLKHVVRYKALFHIPEGENDRPPLLIRAILITTCTLVSFFHGSNDGQKGVGLFMLILIAFLPAKFAIDHSIPNDKIITTLHQTERILQTIAADNTKNSTEFTKLNTDINAVKTHLKFKSEKDKEGTYKFRKQVEALVESIKALNENKVLVINESNRTALNHQASELKKLTEFAPIWVIIAISVSLGLGTMIGWKRIAVTIGEKIGNEHLNYAQGASSEIVAASTIGMSTLLGLPVSTTHVLSSGIAGSMVASGGKSNLNAGTLKSIGLAWVLTLPVSILLSLLLFLFFHLFI